The Chloroflexota bacterium genome contains a region encoding:
- a CDS encoding bifunctional riboflavin kinase/FMN adenylyltransferase — MNLPARIGGCPVHTDLGALGADEPTALTLGRFDGVHEGHRALLRATLDAARERPETRAVAVTLWPPPEWMLRPAEPRALLTTLHDRLALLAASGVDAIVVLTFDREFAQQSPREFLTRLRDEAGMRDLVSGPNARIGKGGAGTPPVLRSLSRELGFHFREIAWHGPAGTNRSSTIRAALARGDIAAANGGLGRTYSLEGVVVRGAGEGRKLGFATANVSHDDWLCVPGDGVYAGLSVADGSEPLRAAISIGTRPTYGEHPRVVEAHVLDADGDFYDRPMRLFFVSRLRPQRTFSDTGELTVAISEDIAAVRAAPLPSAETLAPFVRDAHARSVG; from the coding sequence ATGAACCTGCCCGCACGGATCGGCGGCTGTCCGGTGCACACGGACCTTGGCGCTCTCGGGGCGGACGAGCCGACGGCGCTCACGCTGGGCCGCTTCGACGGCGTGCACGAGGGTCACCGCGCCCTGCTGCGCGCCACGCTGGACGCGGCGCGAGAGAGGCCGGAAACCCGCGCGGTGGCGGTCACGCTTTGGCCGCCGCCGGAGTGGATGCTGCGCCCGGCGGAACCGCGCGCGTTGCTCACGACGTTGCATGACCGGCTGGCGCTGCTGGCAGCCTCCGGCGTCGACGCCATCGTCGTGCTCACATTCGATCGCGAATTCGCCCAACAGAGCCCGCGCGAGTTCTTGACCCGGCTGCGGGACGAGGCGGGCATGCGTGACCTGGTCTCGGGGCCGAATGCCCGGATCGGCAAGGGCGGCGCCGGCACGCCCCCGGTGCTGCGGTCGCTGAGCCGCGAGCTGGGCTTTCACTTCCGCGAGATTGCGTGGCATGGCCCCGCCGGAACCAATCGCAGCTCGACCATTCGGGCCGCGCTGGCTCGCGGCGACATTGCCGCCGCGAACGGCGGATTGGGCCGGACCTACAGTCTCGAGGGTGTGGTGGTGCGCGGCGCGGGCGAGGGTCGGAAGCTGGGCTTCGCCACGGCGAATGTCTCGCATGACGACTGGCTGTGCGTGCCCGGGGACGGGGTGTATGCGGGCCTGAGCGTGGCCGATGGATCCGAGCCGCTGCGCGCCGCCATCAGCATCGGCACGCGCCCCACGTATGGCGAGCACCCGCGAGTCGTGGAGGCTCACGTGCTGGACGCCGACGGCGACTTCTACGACCGGCCGATGCGGCTGTTCTTCGTCTCGCGGCTGCGCCCGCAGCGCACATTCAGCGACACCGGGGAATTGACGGTGGCAATCTCCGAGGACATTGCGGCGGTGCGCGCCGCTCCGCTGCCCTCAGCGGAGACCCTGGCGCCATTCGTTCGCGACGCGCATGCCAGGAGTGTGGGCTAA
- the truB gene encoding tRNA pseudouridine(55) synthase TruB has protein sequence MSSPVDVPSGFLVTAKPIGARSTALVQAARGCLGRQKVGHCGTLDPLAAGVLPLAIGRATRLSEYLLRAPKTYIAAVLFGVQTTTDDLEGAVMRPLQPSPEPAEVLDVLPRFVGTLHQRPPAASAVQVDGRRAYARARAGEEFTLPEREVEVHAITAVAQATVTTAVCGDRLLLDGGGPGQPALVVALDVRCGRGTFIRSLARDIGEALGCGASLLALVRTAVGPFRLADAIGLADLRRASPAEVAELVHAPDAVLDDVPACLVEADERDDFVNGRRLGSRSEQTGLHRFYDADGAFLGVAEHTGGEWRKLRVMVAAA, from the coding sequence GTGTCCTCGCCGGTTGACGTTCCGAGCGGATTCCTCGTAACGGCCAAGCCGATCGGGGCGCGGTCGACGGCGCTGGTGCAGGCGGCGCGCGGCTGCCTGGGCCGGCAAAAGGTGGGCCACTGCGGCACGCTGGACCCCCTGGCCGCGGGGGTGCTGCCGCTGGCGATCGGCCGCGCCACGCGGCTCAGCGAATACCTGCTGCGCGCGCCCAAGACCTACATTGCGGCCGTGCTCTTTGGCGTGCAAACCACCACCGACGACTTGGAAGGCGCCGTGATGCGCCCGTTGCAACCGTCTCCGGAACCGGCGGAAGTCCTCGATGTGCTGCCGAGGTTCGTCGGCACGCTGCACCAGCGCCCGCCGGCAGCGTCGGCAGTGCAGGTTGACGGTCGGCGGGCCTATGCGCGCGCTCGAGCGGGAGAGGAATTCACGCTCCCCGAGCGGGAGGTCGAGGTGCACGCGATCACAGCCGTGGCGCAGGCCACGGTCACGACCGCGGTGTGCGGCGACCGGCTGCTGCTGGACGGCGGTGGGCCCGGCCAACCGGCGCTGGTCGTGGCCCTCGACGTGCGGTGCGGCCGCGGGACGTTCATCCGCAGCCTGGCCCGCGATATCGGCGAGGCGCTGGGCTGTGGGGCGTCGTTGCTGGCGCTGGTGCGCACCGCGGTCGGCCCGTTTCGCCTGGCCGACGCCATTGGCCTGGCGGACTTGCGGCGGGCGTCGCCGGCGGAGGTCGCGGAACTGGTGCACGCGCCGGACGCGGTACTGGACGACGTGCCCGCATGCCTGGTCGAGGCGGACGAACGGGACGATTTCGTGAACGGACGCCGCCTCGGCTCCCGGTCCGAGCAGACGGGTCTGCATCGCTTCTACGATGCCGACGGCGCGTTTCTGGGAGTGGCGGAGCATACGGGCGGCGAGTGGCGAAAGCTCCGCGTGATGGTGGCGGCCGCATGA
- a CDS encoding MFS transporter: MRLTRLGDTGWSVVALFAAFAFVSFSTAVIGPVLGQLDDEFGVSYASLGLIAGMQALGRGVAMIPAGRVADRYPPRLLVSLGGVLMVIGSLASAAAPVYPILVFGTAVIGVSMALIFTAGMAHLIRSAPTEERGRTMGRAMAGWGLGSLLAPLAAGALASAFGWRSVFLLAAVLSVVVIPLGLSIRGALPRPPELSPSEPQRRWALGLTRRLVPVVVVSALIWGSGSAIMRLVLPLYGSEGAQLTPALIGAWLSVFAAVTFGLMLVSGNILDRLGRLTVLLLAAIPGLLGGFVLLLPIGLVPFVLFGLTKAGIGFSMPLIPVLVADRSPPAHVGRSMGIVQFLTDIVNLTLPLALGALLDVSGFGAVGIFFIVAFAAAAIIGARVIAANPRRPPEAEPDTTVPAADPASPPVA; encoded by the coding sequence ATGCGCCTAACCCGACTCGGCGACACCGGCTGGTCGGTGGTCGCCCTGTTCGCCGCGTTTGCCTTCGTCTCGTTCAGCACGGCCGTCATCGGACCGGTGCTCGGCCAGCTCGACGACGAGTTCGGGGTCAGCTACGCATCCTTGGGATTGATCGCCGGCATGCAGGCGCTCGGCCGCGGGGTGGCCATGATCCCGGCCGGCCGCGTGGCCGACCGCTACCCGCCGCGCCTGCTGGTGAGCCTCGGCGGAGTGCTCATGGTCATCGGCTCCCTGGCGTCGGCGGCCGCGCCGGTCTATCCGATCCTGGTGTTCGGCACGGCCGTGATCGGCGTCTCCATGGCGTTGATCTTCACCGCCGGCATGGCTCACCTGATCCGCAGCGCGCCGACCGAGGAACGCGGGCGCACGATGGGCCGCGCCATGGCCGGGTGGGGGCTGGGGTCGCTGCTCGCCCCGCTCGCGGCCGGGGCCCTCGCCAGCGCCTTCGGTTGGCGCTCGGTCTTCCTCTTGGCCGCCGTGCTCAGCGTGGTGGTGATCCCGCTCGGATTGAGCATTCGCGGCGCCCTGCCCCGTCCGCCGGAGCTTTCGCCGTCCGAACCGCAGCGTCGCTGGGCGCTGGGCCTGACCCGGCGTCTGGTTCCCGTTGTGGTCGTGAGCGCGCTCATTTGGGGCAGCGGCAGCGCGATCATGCGCCTGGTGCTGCCCCTCTACGGCAGCGAAGGCGCGCAGCTGACCCCGGCGCTCATCGGCGCCTGGCTCAGTGTCTTTGCCGCCGTCACGTTCGGCTTGATGCTCGTCAGCGGCAACATTCTCGACCGGCTCGGACGTCTGACGGTGCTGCTGCTCGCCGCGATTCCCGGTTTGCTCGGCGGCTTCGTCCTGCTTCTGCCCATCGGCCTGGTGCCGTTCGTCCTGTTCGGCCTCACGAAAGCCGGCATTGGCTTTTCGATGCCCTTGATACCCGTCCTCGTCGCCGACCGGTCCCCGCCCGCGCATGTCGGACGCTCCATGGGGATCGTCCAATTCCTCACGGATATCGTGAATCTGACGCTGCCGTTGGCGCTCGGCGCGCTGCTGGACGTGAGCGGCTTCGGCGCCGTGGGCATTTTCTTCATCGTCGCGTTCGCGGCCGCCGCGATCATCGGCGCGCGCGTCATCGCCGCCAATCCGCGGCGACCGCCGGAAGCGGAACCCGACACCACCGTCCCCGCCGCCGATCCCGCTTCGCCACCGGTGGCCTGA
- the sufC gene encoding Fe-S cluster assembly ATPase SufC: MHNGSGADALVIQDLHVSVDGMPILKGIDLHVPKGEVHALMGPNGSGKSTLANTLMGHPAFEVTGGSVTFKGQDILELATDERARLGMFMAFQYPSEITGVRVSNFLRMALNAQREEEISAMEFRRLMMEKMRLLRMDMKFASRYLNEGFSGGEKKRNEILQMAVLQPDLAILDETDSGLDIDALRIVADGVNTLRSADMATLVITHYQRLLNYIVPDVVHVLIDGRIARTGDKQLALKLDESGYEAMTAAQEA, encoded by the coding sequence ATGCATAACGGCAGCGGCGCGGACGCGCTTGTCATCCAAGACTTGCACGTCAGCGTGGACGGCATGCCGATTCTCAAGGGCATCGACTTGCACGTACCCAAGGGCGAGGTGCATGCGCTTATGGGGCCGAACGGCTCGGGCAAGAGCACCCTGGCGAACACGCTGATGGGCCACCCCGCCTTCGAGGTGACGGGCGGCAGCGTGACGTTCAAGGGCCAGGACATCCTGGAACTGGCCACCGACGAGCGCGCGCGCCTGGGCATGTTCATGGCCTTCCAATACCCGTCCGAGATCACCGGCGTGCGCGTGTCCAACTTCCTGCGCATGGCGCTCAACGCGCAGCGCGAGGAAGAAATATCGGCCATGGAGTTTCGCCGGCTGATGATGGAGAAGATGCGGCTGCTGCGCATGGACATGAAGTTCGCCAGCCGCTACCTGAACGAGGGCTTCTCCGGCGGCGAGAAAAAGCGCAACGAGATTCTGCAAATGGCGGTCTTGCAGCCGGATCTCGCGATTCTCGACGAGACGGACTCGGGCCTGGACATCGACGCCCTGCGCATCGTGGCCGATGGGGTCAACACGCTGCGCAGCGCGGACATGGCCACCCTGGTCATCACGCACTACCAGCGGCTGCTGAACTACATCGTGCCGGACGTGGTGCACGTGCTGATCGACGGGCGCATCGCGCGCACCGGCGACAAGCAGCTCGCGCTGAAGCTTGACGAGAGCGGCTACGAGGCCATGACGGCGGCACAGGAGGCATAG
- a CDS encoding KamA family radical SAM protein: protein MAHQRTRPRAEWQEQLAKGVRDVREIPGLTEEQYQQLEAIDEEYPFFTTPYYLSLIEKWDASDPIFLQQMPDAREFENPNFLEDDPLDEEDDMPVPHLTHRYPDRVLFVVTHTCAMYCRFCTRKRKVGKNPVPRPEELQRAIDYIAEHQEIRDVLLSGGDPLTLTDSALEWIVSRLRAIPHVELIRIGSKIPCVNPERITPELCEMLAKYHPFYLNTHFNHPRELTPEAVRACGLLVDHGIPVGCQTVLLRGVNDDPEVMKELMHALLKARVKPYYIYQADLVKGTDYFRTSVQKGLEIIESLQGHTTGFGVPTYVIDAPGGGGKIPVTPDRIVRLTDDAITLRNFEGDVYEYPAHGYSRDHADGDAAGGNGDPEVSRAYPIYD from the coding sequence ATGGCACACCAGCGAACCCGACCCCGCGCCGAGTGGCAGGAGCAGCTGGCCAAGGGCGTGCGGGACGTCCGTGAGATTCCGGGCCTCACCGAAGAGCAGTACCAGCAGCTCGAGGCCATCGATGAGGAATACCCCTTCTTCACCACGCCCTATTACCTCAGCCTGATCGAGAAGTGGGACGCCAGCGACCCCATCTTCCTGCAGCAAATGCCGGACGCGCGGGAGTTCGAGAACCCCAACTTCCTGGAGGACGACCCGCTCGACGAGGAAGACGACATGCCGGTGCCTCACCTCACGCACCGCTATCCCGACCGCGTCCTATTCGTCGTCACGCACACCTGCGCCATGTACTGCCGCTTCTGCACCCGCAAGCGCAAGGTGGGCAAGAACCCGGTGCCCCGGCCCGAGGAGCTGCAGCGCGCCATCGACTACATCGCCGAGCACCAGGAGATCCGCGACGTCCTGCTCAGCGGCGGTGATCCCCTCACCCTCACCGACTCGGCGCTCGAATGGATCGTCAGCCGTTTGCGCGCGATTCCACACGTGGAGCTCATCCGCATCGGCAGCAAGATCCCGTGCGTGAATCCCGAGCGCATCACGCCCGAACTCTGCGAGATGCTGGCCAAGTACCACCCGTTCTACCTCAACACGCACTTCAATCACCCGCGTGAGCTCACGCCCGAGGCCGTGCGCGCCTGCGGCTTGCTGGTCGATCACGGCATTCCCGTGGGTTGCCAGACGGTGCTGCTGCGCGGCGTCAACGACGATCCCGAGGTGATGAAGGAGCTCATGCACGCGCTGCTCAAGGCCCGCGTCAAGCCCTACTACATCTACCAGGCCGATCTCGTGAAGGGCACCGACTACTTTCGGACCTCGGTGCAGAAGGGGCTCGAGATCATCGAGTCGCTGCAGGGGCACACCACCGGTTTCGGCGTGCCCACCTACGTCATCGACGCTCCTGGCGGCGGCGGCAAGATTCCCGTCACTCCCGATCGCATCGTGCGGCTCACCGACGACGCCATCACGCTGCGCAACTTCGAGGGCGACGTCTACGAGTACCCCGCGCACGGCTACTCGCGGGACCACGCGGACGGCGACGCGGCCGGCGGCAACGGCGACCCCGAGGTCTCGCGCGCGTACCCGATCTACGACTAG
- a CDS encoding gamma-glutamyltransferase, with protein sequence MHGPRPLIASIRGVVSSAHPLATQAGLRLLLAGGNAVDAAVATAAALNVVEPYMSGVAGMGVATLFAASEGRIRTLDFIPPIPGTYDATTKTRADLMRGPHSVGTPGNLAGWCELLTAYGLRPRREVFAPAIDLARNGYPITDFNAYVIDESMEVCAGDEVWSAIYTDNGESPAPGWVLRQEDLARTLEMAAADGSNALHQGPAARKLVERLGALGGSVSLDDLAAVQPRWDDPVATSYRGLRVHTPPPQSEGFQMLQSLRLIAGTDIAALPRNGIEQLDVVLRAIRLAAEQRILNANASRDRIDEMLGEAEVAALRERLESGEPIRARTQLFGEPTSGIAGSREHTTSLSVGDAEGNLICVTQSLGSPFGAGIAVPGTGVVLNNFLNWGELHPDSPNYMTPGAPLSLPIAPSVTTRDGEPVLALGTPGGHGICQTQTQVMVKWADYGLGVQQAIEDPRGVLDDGTALRIESRISPETIDELGRRGHDVKVLDAFTNYVGGMQGVARDPATGVMTGGADPRRDGYAAGL encoded by the coding sequence ATGCACGGACCGCGCCCGCTGATCGCTTCGATTCGGGGCGTGGTGTCGAGCGCCCATCCCCTGGCCACGCAAGCCGGTCTGCGGCTGCTGCTGGCGGGCGGCAATGCCGTTGACGCGGCGGTTGCCACGGCGGCCGCGCTCAACGTGGTGGAGCCCTACATGTCGGGCGTGGCCGGCATGGGCGTGGCCACGCTGTTCGCGGCGAGCGAGGGCCGGATTCGCACGCTGGATTTCATTCCGCCGATTCCGGGCACCTACGACGCCACGACCAAGACTCGCGCGGACTTGATGCGCGGACCGCATAGCGTCGGGACTCCCGGAAACCTGGCCGGGTGGTGCGAACTGCTGACGGCCTACGGCCTGCGTCCGAGGCGCGAGGTCTTCGCGCCGGCGATCGACCTGGCGCGGAACGGGTATCCGATCACCGATTTCAACGCGTATGTCATCGACGAGTCGATGGAGGTGTGCGCCGGCGACGAGGTCTGGTCGGCGATTTATACCGACAACGGCGAGTCGCCGGCGCCGGGCTGGGTGCTGCGGCAGGAGGATCTGGCACGCACGCTGGAGATGGCGGCGGCCGACGGATCGAACGCCCTGCACCAGGGTCCGGCGGCGCGCAAGCTGGTGGAACGATTGGGGGCCCTTGGCGGCAGCGTCTCGCTGGACGACCTGGCGGCGGTGCAGCCGCGCTGGGACGACCCGGTGGCGACAAGCTATCGAGGACTGCGGGTGCACACGCCGCCGCCGCAGTCCGAGGGGTTCCAGATGTTGCAGTCGCTGCGGCTCATCGCGGGCACCGATATCGCCGCGCTGCCGCGCAACGGCATCGAGCAACTCGACGTGGTGTTGCGCGCGATTCGCCTCGCCGCCGAGCAGCGGATTCTGAACGCGAACGCCTCGCGCGACAGGATCGACGAGATGCTGGGCGAGGCCGAGGTGGCGGCGCTGCGCGAGCGGCTGGAGTCGGGCGAGCCGATCCGCGCCCGGACGCAGCTCTTCGGCGAGCCGACGTCCGGTATCGCCGGGTCGCGCGAGCACACGACGTCGCTCTCGGTGGGCGACGCGGAAGGCAACCTGATTTGCGTGACGCAGAGCCTGGGATCGCCGTTCGGCGCGGGAATCGCCGTGCCCGGCACGGGCGTGGTGCTCAACAACTTCCTGAATTGGGGCGAGCTGCACCCGGACAGCCCCAACTACATGACTCCGGGCGCGCCTTTGTCGCTGCCGATCGCCCCGAGCGTGACGACCCGCGACGGCGAGCCGGTGCTGGCGCTGGGCACGCCGGGCGGGCACGGCATCTGCCAGACGCAGACCCAAGTGATGGTGAAGTGGGCCGACTATGGGCTGGGCGTACAGCAGGCCATTGAGGATCCTCGGGGTGTTCTGGACGATGGAACGGCGCTGCGCATCGAGTCGCGGATCAGTCCGGAGACGATCGACGAGCTGGGACGGCGTGGGCACGACGTGAAGGTGCTGGATGCGTTCACGAATTACGTCGGCGGCATGCAGGGCGTGGCGCGCGATCCCGCGACCGGCGTGATGACCGGCGGGGCCGATCCGCGGCGGGACGGGTACGCCGCCGGACTGTAG
- the rbfA gene encoding 30S ribosome-binding factor RbfA, with product MPTRRPERIAAQIAREASEIVRFTLGDPNIRLVTVNHAQVSPDLRRATIFVTVLGDAEQCEESIAALERAEGVVRRELSARLRLRFTPEIRFQLDPGMVTEERMRQLLDEERDESNPGASLPAERSE from the coding sequence ATGCCCACGCGCCGCCCAGAGCGCATTGCCGCCCAGATCGCCCGCGAAGCCAGTGAGATCGTGAGGTTCACGCTGGGCGACCCGAATATCCGGCTCGTTACAGTCAATCACGCGCAGGTGAGCCCCGATCTACGCCGCGCCACGATCTTCGTCACCGTGCTTGGCGACGCGGAGCAGTGCGAAGAATCGATCGCGGCGCTGGAACGAGCGGAAGGCGTGGTGCGGCGCGAGCTGAGCGCCCGCCTGCGGCTGCGCTTCACCCCCGAAATCAGATTCCAACTGGATCCGGGGATGGTCACGGAGGAGCGCATGCGTCAGCTGCTGGACGAGGAGCGCGACGAGTCGAACCCCGGCGCGAGCCTCCCCGCCGAGCGGTCCGAGTGA
- the infB gene encoding translation initiation factor IF-2 has product MRTVPLPETATIAQIAERAQVESTDIIVELLSRNVLATINAAIDRDTARAVLAKLGVDVTDEETDAPAAAAEVEQAAPADDEAPTGDPRPPVVTVMGHVDHGKTTLLDAIRQTQVAAGEHGGITQSIGAYQVTTDEGAITFIDTPGHEAFTAMRARGAGVTDIVVVVVAADDGVMPQTVEAIGHARAAGVPMIMAVNKIDLPTANPERAYQQLTEHEVVVEAYGGDVVAVPLSAEQGDGIDELLEYINLTAQLEELRSPADGPAVATVIETRLDRSQGPIASAIVTSGTLSVGDQVQVGNVEGRVRALFDHTGERLKQAGPSTPVQVVGLESTPTAGDQLRATKRSKRRRRAERSAAQRGGGEQAIRLSLEQLAAQMTAGQLHQLSVVVKASTDGAAAAVVKSLADVGEARTRAVVIYEGVGTITESDVNLAAAAEGIVVGFDVRIDPAARAEADRQGVDVRVYFTIYELIDEVDAALRGMLEPEEFEVVDGQLEIRGEFRSERTLQIVGGMVLTGRIYRGADVRILRRGEEIGQGRISTLRRFADPVDEVREGFDCGLGIQTTTNIELADIIEVFHTETRQP; this is encoded by the coding sequence ATGCGCACCGTCCCCCTGCCCGAGACGGCCACCATTGCGCAAATCGCCGAACGCGCCCAAGTCGAAAGCACCGACATCATCGTCGAGCTGCTCTCGCGCAACGTGCTGGCGACCATCAATGCCGCCATCGATCGGGACACGGCCCGCGCGGTGTTGGCCAAGCTCGGCGTCGACGTCACCGACGAGGAGACCGACGCCCCGGCGGCAGCAGCCGAAGTTGAGCAAGCCGCGCCGGCCGACGATGAGGCGCCGACGGGCGATCCGCGCCCGCCGGTGGTAACGGTCATGGGACACGTGGACCACGGCAAGACCACGTTGCTCGACGCCATCCGACAGACCCAGGTCGCCGCGGGCGAGCACGGTGGGATCACGCAAAGCATCGGCGCCTACCAGGTGACGACCGATGAGGGCGCCATCACGTTCATCGACACGCCGGGCCATGAAGCGTTCACCGCCATGCGGGCGCGCGGCGCCGGAGTGACCGACATCGTGGTGGTGGTGGTGGCCGCCGACGACGGCGTGATGCCGCAGACGGTCGAGGCCATCGGGCACGCCAGGGCCGCCGGGGTGCCGATGATCATGGCGGTCAACAAGATCGACCTGCCGACGGCCAACCCGGAGCGCGCGTACCAGCAGCTGACGGAGCATGAGGTGGTGGTGGAGGCCTACGGCGGGGACGTCGTGGCGGTGCCCCTGTCGGCGGAGCAAGGCGACGGCATCGACGAACTGCTGGAGTACATCAATCTGACGGCGCAATTGGAGGAGTTGCGATCGCCCGCGGACGGGCCGGCGGTCGCCACGGTGATCGAGACGCGGCTCGACCGCAGCCAGGGGCCCATTGCGAGCGCCATCGTCACGAGCGGAACGCTGAGCGTCGGCGACCAGGTGCAAGTGGGGAACGTCGAGGGTCGCGTGCGCGCGCTGTTCGACCACACCGGGGAGCGGCTCAAGCAGGCCGGTCCGTCGACGCCGGTGCAGGTGGTCGGCCTGGAATCCACCCCCACCGCCGGCGATCAGCTTCGGGCGACGAAGCGGAGCAAACGCCGCCGCCGCGCCGAGCGGTCGGCGGCGCAACGCGGCGGCGGCGAGCAGGCGATCCGGCTGAGCCTGGAGCAACTGGCGGCGCAGATGACCGCGGGCCAGCTCCACCAACTGAGCGTGGTGGTGAAGGCGAGCACGGACGGCGCGGCGGCCGCGGTGGTGAAATCGCTGGCCGATGTCGGCGAGGCCCGCACCCGGGCCGTCGTGATCTACGAGGGCGTGGGGACCATCACCGAATCCGACGTGAATCTGGCCGCCGCCGCCGAGGGCATCGTGGTGGGATTCGACGTGCGGATCGACCCGGCCGCCCGCGCCGAGGCCGATCGCCAAGGCGTGGACGTGCGGGTCTACTTCACGATTTACGAGCTGATCGACGAGGTCGACGCCGCCCTGCGAGGAATGCTGGAGCCCGAGGAATTCGAGGTGGTCGACGGGCAACTCGAAATCCGAGGCGAGTTCCGCAGCGAGCGCACGCTGCAGATCGTGGGTGGCATGGTGCTGACCGGACGCATCTATCGGGGCGCGGACGTGCGCATCCTGCGCCGCGGCGAGGAGATTGGCCAAGGCCGAATCAGTACGCTGCGGCGGTTTGCGGACCCGGTGGATGAAGTGCGCGAAGGGTTTGACTGCGGCCTGGGCATCCAGACGACGACGAACATCGAGCTTGCCGACATCATCGAGGTCTTCCACACCGAGACCCGGCAGCCCTGA
- a CDS encoding homocysteine S-methyltransferase family protein, translated as MVDRSDPLAPVRRLDDGVLLFDGAMGSNLNDYENLDREAPEEDTLRYPDHVAKVYAGYVAAGADVISTNTFGGNLIRLKRAGLLDQAESLNRRAAEMAREAAGDNAWVAGDIGQSGDFLEPLGEITPDEMYEAFAVQAEHLKAGGADLILCETFSDIQEVQIAIRAAKETGLPVFATMTYDINLHTMMGVAPADGLRACEEAGADVVGCNCGNGPEEMTQVLQQMVDAGPTRPLMAQSNAGVPELIAGKVCYTYPPERMVEFAARWIDLGVGVIGSCCGSTDHTTNLLREMIDGRNGGAPRLD; from the coding sequence ATGGTCGATCGCTCGGATCCCTTGGCGCCCGTGCGCCGCCTCGACGACGGCGTGCTCCTGTTCGACGGCGCCATGGGCTCGAATCTCAACGACTACGAGAACCTCGATCGGGAAGCGCCTGAAGAGGACACGCTGCGCTACCCCGACCACGTCGCCAAGGTCTATGCCGGCTATGTGGCCGCCGGCGCCGACGTCATCTCGACTAACACCTTCGGCGGCAACCTGATCCGGCTCAAGCGGGCCGGGCTGCTCGATCAGGCCGAATCACTCAATCGCCGCGCCGCCGAGATGGCGCGTGAGGCGGCCGGCGACAACGCTTGGGTGGCGGGCGACATTGGCCAGAGCGGAGATTTCCTCGAACCCTTGGGCGAAATCACGCCCGACGAGATGTATGAGGCCTTCGCCGTCCAGGCCGAGCACCTCAAGGCCGGCGGCGCCGATCTCATCCTGTGCGAAACCTTCAGCGACATCCAGGAAGTGCAGATCGCCATCAGGGCCGCCAAGGAAACGGGCCTGCCCGTCTTCGCCACCATGACCTACGACATCAACCTGCACACCATGATGGGCGTGGCGCCGGCCGATGGCCTCCGGGCCTGCGAGGAAGCGGGCGCCGACGTGGTCGGCTGCAATTGCGGCAACGGTCCTGAAGAGATGACGCAGGTCCTGCAGCAGATGGTGGACGCCGGGCCGACACGCCCGCTCATGGCGCAGTCAAACGCCGGCGTTCCCGAGCTCATCGCCGGCAAGGTCTGCTACACCTACCCGCCCGAGCGCATGGTCGAGTTCGCCGCGCGGTGGATCGACCTGGGCGTCGGCGTCATCGGGTCGTGCTGCGGCAGCACCGACCACACCACCAACCTCCTGCGCGAGATGATCGACGGGCGAAACGGCGGAGCCCCGCGCCTGGACTGA
- a CDS encoding Crp/Fnr family transcriptional regulator: MGLESQPATSRSRGRAVARSVAERKRQYLSAVDIFRDLSEQQINDVHQVFRMTTVPKGRIVFQPDETGEGLFILKSGGVQVYRISPEGKRFVVSTVEPGAFFGEMAFLGQSMYGSFAETTEASVLCAMSRYDIEQLMQRYPTVAVRMMQALSQRLSEAETQLEDLALKSLSARLATFVLRHTGDDARQMLGLTHNDLAERVGTSRETATQALNELKADGLIAIGRKRIEILDREGLEAIAESY, encoded by the coding sequence ATGGGTCTTGAATCCCAGCCGGCCACCAGTCGCTCGCGCGGGCGGGCGGTAGCTCGAAGCGTCGCCGAACGGAAGCGCCAATACCTCTCGGCAGTCGACATCTTTCGTGACCTGTCGGAGCAGCAGATCAACGATGTCCACCAGGTCTTTCGCATGACGACCGTCCCCAAGGGCCGCATCGTGTTTCAGCCGGACGAAACCGGCGAAGGACTGTTCATCCTCAAGTCCGGCGGGGTGCAGGTCTACCGCATCTCTCCCGAGGGCAAGCGGTTCGTGGTGTCCACCGTCGAGCCGGGGGCGTTCTTCGGCGAGATGGCGTTCCTGGGTCAGTCGATGTACGGGTCGTTTGCCGAAACGACGGAAGCGTCCGTGCTTTGCGCGATGAGCCGCTACGACATCGAGCAGCTCATGCAGCGGTATCCGACGGTGGCGGTGCGCATGATGCAGGCGCTGTCGCAGCGGCTGAGCGAAGCGGAGACGCAACTCGAGGACCTGGCGCTCAAGTCGCTGTCCGCCCGCTTGGCCACGTTCGTCTTGCGCCACACCGGGGATGACGCCCGGCAGATGCTGGGGCTGACGCACAACGACCTGGCCGAGCGCGTGGGCACGTCGCGAGAAACGGCCACCCAGGCGCTGAATGAACTGAAGGCGGACGGGCTGATCGCCATTGGGCGGAAGCGCATCGAGATCCTGGACCGGGAAGGCCTGGAGGCGATCGCGGAGTCGTATTGA